Proteins encoded in a region of the Tripterygium wilfordii isolate XIE 37 chromosome 21, ASM1340144v1, whole genome shotgun sequence genome:
- the LOC119987732 gene encoding probable long-chain-alcohol O-fatty-acyltransferase 5: protein MDEELKNFIKVWTLAVTSLCYCFYISAKIPSGLLRFLSLVPIFYFFTILPLNLSSFHLCGVTSVLLSWLANFKLLLLSFDQGPLSSSSPKLFHFISIACLPIRVKHQEFPKSSKTNLTNKNPSPQNLQQQLGLSIGIARFVLLAVKVILLVLIFHSYNYRDRIHPYVLLAIYCCHVYLEAELLLALIVIPARILLGFELERQFNEPYLATSLQDFWGQRWNLVVSGILRLTVYKPIRYTIGKRWAPLYAVFASFMVSGLIHELLYYHVTRVPPTWEVTWFFVLHGMCTVVEMAVKKVVTDKWGWRLHPVISTPLTVAFVGLTGVWLFFPQLIRNGVTDKAIREMSILVDFLARNVVASKFKYS from the coding sequence ATGGATGAAGAGTTAAAGAACTTCATCAAGGTATGGACTCTAGCAGTAACCTCTCTTTGCTATTGTTTTTACATATCAGCAAAAATTCCTAGTGGTCTATTGAGGTTTCTCTCTCTTGTCCCAATCTTCTACTTCTTCACCATCCTCCCCTTGAATCTCTCTTCTTTCCATCTTTGTGGTGTTACATCTGTTTTGCTTTCTTGGCTTGCCAATTTCAAGCTTCTTCTCCTCTCCTTTGACCAAGGCCCCTTATCATCCTCATCTCCAAAACTGTTCCATTTCATCTCCATAGCTTGTCTCCCCATAAGAGTCAAACACCAAGAATTCCCTAAAAGTTCTAAAACCAACCTCACAAACAAAAACCCATCTCCCCAAAATCTCCAACAACAATTGGGTTTGAGCATTGGTATTGCTAGATTTGTTTTATTGGCTGTCAAGGTGATTCTTCTTGTATTGATATTTCACAGCTATAACTATAGAGATCGTATACACCCTTATGTGTTATTGGCTATATATTGCTGTCATGTGTACTTGGAAGCAGAGCTTCTTCTAGCCTTGATAGTAATCCCAGCTCGAATCCTTCTTGGATTTGAGCTCGAGAGGCAGTTCAACGAGCCCTACTTAGCCACCTCTCTCCAAGACTTTTGGGGTCAAAGGTGGAACCTCGTAGTTTCAGGTATTCTACGGTTAACTGTATACAAGCCAATACGGTATACTATTGGGAAGAGATGGGCTCCACTCTATGCTGTGTTTGCCTCTTTTATGGTGTCAGGTTTAATACACGAATTGCTGTATTATCACGTGACACGAGTGCCTCCGACGTGGGAGGTCACGTGGTTTTTTGTGTTACATGGGATGTGCACGGTTGTTGAGATGGCTGTCAAGAAGGTTGTGACCGACAAGTGGGGGTGGCGGTTGCATCCAGTGATATCAACGCCCTTGACGGTGGCGTTTGTGGGGCTGACTGGTGTTTGGTTGTTCTTCCCACAACTAATAAGGAATGGCGTCACTGATAAAGCCATAAGAGAAATGTCAATTTTAGTTGATTTCCTTGCGCGGAACGTGGTTGCTTCTAAGTTCAAATATTCATAG
- the LOC119988462 gene encoding V-type proton ATPase subunit e1, whose protein sequence is MGFLVTTLIFVVVGIIASLCTRICCNRGPSTNLLHLTLVITATVCCWMMWAIVYVAQMKPLIVPILSEGE, encoded by the exons ATGGGGTTTTTGGTGACAACCCTAATTTTCGTGGTGGTTGGGATCATTGCGTCTCTTTGTACCAGAATCTGCTGCAACAGAGGCCCTTCTACTAATTT gTTGCATCTCACATTAGTTATAACAGCAACTGTGTGCTGTTGGATGAT GTGGGCGATTGTGTACGTTGCTCAAATGAAACCACTTATAGTTCCCATTCTGAGTGAAGGAGAGTAA
- the LOC119987729 gene encoding probable long-chain-alcohol O-fatty-acyltransferase 1, with protein MEEEIKNFIKVWILAITSLSYTYYISSKLPKGIIRLFSLLPIIYLFTILPLSLSSFHLSGLTAFFLVWLANFKLLLFAFDQGPLSPPPPNLFHFISISCLPIKIKQNPPPDLTSQENPPTHFVQKVFYLILFAVKLSLLVIIIRSYEYKKHMHPNAVLALYCLHMYLELEVSLVLVVTPARAIFGFELEPQFNEPYLATSLQDFWGRRWNLMVPSILRPTIYYPIRRTFTHLIGPKWATLMGLVASFVVSGLMHEAIFYYLTRVSPTWEVTCFFVLHGICTAVEVVVKKEVGTDKRRLHRAVSGPLVLSFVAVTGVWLLFPQLTRNGVDEKTIEEYSIVLDFVRDKFGILRQKAMHIW; from the coding sequence ATGGAAGAGGAGATCAAGAACTTCATCAAGGTATGGATTCTAGCAATCACATCTCTATCTTACACATACTACATCTCATCAAAACTTCCAAAAGGCATCATAAGGCTCTTCTCACTCCTCCCTATAATCTATCTCTTCACCATCCTCCCTTTATCGCTCTCTTCCTTCCATCTTTCTGGTCTCACTGCCTTCTTCCTTGTCTGGCTTGCCAATTTCAAGCTCCTCCTATTTGCCTTTGACCAAGGCCCCTTGTCTCCACCCCCACCTAATCTCTTCCACTTCAtctccatttcttgccttccaatcaaaatcaaacagaaCCCACCTCCAGATCTGACCTCACAAGAAAACCCACCAACCCATTTTGTCCAAAAAGTGTTTTATTTAATCTTATTTGCTGTTAAATTGTCCCTGTTGGTTATTATAATCCGTAGCTATGAGTATAAGAAACACATGCATCCAAACGCTGTCTTAGCCCTCTATTGTCTTCACATGTACCTTGAATTGGAGGTTTCATTAGTCCTTGTTGTAACACCGGCTCGAGCCATTTTTGGGTTTGAGCTCGAACCACAATTCAATGAGCCCTACCTTGCCACCTCACTACAAGACTTTTGGGGTCGTAGGTGGAATCTCATGGTGCCAAGTATTCTTCGTCCCACCATATACTACCCAATACGGCGTACTTTTACTCATCTGATTGGGCCAAAATGGGCTACATTGATGGGCCTCGTGGCCTCATTCGTCGTGTCCGGTTTAATGCACGAGGCAATATTTTATTATCTCACACGCGTGAGTCCCACGTGGGAGGTGACGTGCTTCTTTGTCCTACATGGCATTTGCACGGCTGTTGAGGTAGTGGTGAAGAAGGAGGTCGGGACCGACAAGCGGCGGCTTCACCGGGCCGTGTCCGGCCCATTAGTGCTTAGTTTTGTGGCGGTGACCGGTGTTTGGCTGTTGTTTCCACAATTAACAAGGAATGGAGTGGATGAGAAGACCATAGAAGAATACTCAATTGTGCTTGATTTTGTAAGAGACAAATTTGGCATTCTAAGGCAGAAGGCCATGCATATATGGTAG